ATAGGAAGGATATTGTGTCATTCTAATGATTTCCAGCATTTCGCACTTCTGCACCAAAAAACTGCCCGACCAGTTACAATACTAGTCGAGCAGTTTTTGTTTTTATGCTTTTTGATAACGAAGCACTGGTGTACGAGCAGCGCGCGTTTCGTCTAGACGAGATACGACTGTTGTATGTGGTGCTTCTTGTACGATCGATGGGTTTTCTTCTGCTTCTTTGGCGATTTGAATCATAATGTCGCAGAAAGCATCTAATGTTTCTTTTGATTCTGTTTCTGTAGGCTCGATCATTAACGCTTCTTCCACATTGAGTGGGAAGTACGTTGTTGGTGGATGGTAGCCGAAGTCTAACAGACGTTTTGCGATATCTAATGTACGAACGCCCAGTTTCTTTTGACGACGACCAGATAATACAAATTCATGCTTGCAATGACGGTTATATGGTAGGTCGTAGAATGGCTCTAGGCGACGCATCATGTAGTTTGCGTTGAGTACAGCATATTCGGTAACAGCTTTTAAGCCATCAGGACCCATCGTACGGATATACGTATACGCACGTACGTTAATGCCGAAGTTGCCATAGTAAGGTTTTACGCGACCAATGGACTGTGGGCGCTCGTAATCGAAGTGGTATGTGCCATCTTCTGTACGGACAAGAACTGGTTTTGGTAGGAATGGGATTAAATCAGCCTTTACGCCTACTGGACCTGAACCTGGACCACCGCCACCGTGTGGACCTGTAAATGTTTTGTGTAAGTTTAAGTGTACACAGTCAAAGCCCATATCGCCAGGACGTGCTTTACTCATTACGGCATTTAAGTTAGCGCCATCGTAGTATACTTTCCCGCCAACTTCATGAATAAGCTCTGCCATTTCGATAATATTTTCTTCGAATAGACCTAGTGTATTTGGGTTTGTTAACATTAATGCTGCTGTGTCTGGCCCTACTACTTTACGTAAATCCTCGATATCGACTAAGCCGTTTTCATCAGATTTAACTGTAATTGTTTCAAAGCCTGCAACTGTTGCTGATGCTGGATTTGTACCGTGTGCAGAGTCAGGAACGATGACTTTATTACGATGTCCTTCGCCGTTTGCTTCATGGAAAGCACGAATCATCATTAATGCTGTCCATTCACCATGCGCACCTGCCGCTGGTTGTAATGTGACTTCATCCATCCCTGTAATTTCGACTAAAGACGTTTGCAGTTCATAAAGAAGTTCCATTGCACCTTGAACTGTAGATTCATCTTGTAATGGGTGTACATTGGCAAAGCCAGATAGACGTGCCACTGACTCATTGATTTTTGGATTATACTTCATCGTACATGAACCAAGTGGATAGAAGCCAGAGTCTACACCGTGGTTACGACGAGATAATGCTGTATAATGACGCATAATATCAAGCTCAGAAACTTCTGGTAACTCCGCCGCTTCTTCACGAATACAGTTTGCAGGAAGTAAATCCGCAAGATCGATTTCTGGTACATCTAACGCTTCTAAGCTATACCCTACGCGACCTTCTTTTGTAATTTCAAAAATGAGTGATTGATTTTCGTTATGCATTGAGAGCCCCCATTTCTGCAACAAGTGCATCAATTTCTTCCTTCGTGCGTAATTCTGTGACAGCGATTAGTACATGTTGCTTCAGTGAATCGTATGTTTGACCTAATGGATAACCGCCGATAATGCCTTTTTCAAGTAAGCCTTTGTTGATTTCTTTCACGCATTTATTTGTTTTTACAACGATTTCGTTAAAGTGTGCACCTTGGAATGCCACTGTAAAGCCTGCCGCTTCAAAAGCATTTTTTGCGTAGCGTGTTTTCGCAATATTTTGCATGGCCATTTCGCGTACGCCTTGCTTGCCTAAAGCAGTCATCGCAACAGATGCTGCTAGAGCTAACAGCGCTTGGTTTGAACAAATATTCGATGTTGCTTTGTCGCGACGAATATGCTGTTCACGCGCTTGTAGTGTTAACACATAACCACGACGACCTTCACCATCTACTGTTTCCCCAACAAGACGACCAGGCACTTTACGCATTAATTTTGTTGTCACAGCGAAGAATCCACAGTGTGGACCGCCGAAGCTTTCCGCAATACCAAATACTTGTGCATCGCCAACGCAAATATCGGCACCAAGCTTACCTGGTGGTGTCAAAATTCCTAGTGCAAGTGGGTTAGATGATACAACAAATAAACTTTTCGCATCATGTGCAATATCTCCGATAACTTGTAAATCTTCTACTTGACCGAAGAAGTTTGGATACTGTGCAATAACAGCCGCTGTATTTTCATCAATCAGCTCTTTTAAAGCTTCTACATCTGTGACACCATCTTTATGAGGAATTGTAACGATGTCAATTGATTGACCGTATGCATATGTAGCAACGACATCACGATATTCAGGGTGAACCGTTTCAGATACTAAAATTTTCTTACGACGTGTATGACCTGCAGCTAGCATCCCTGCTTCAGCCAGTGCTGTTCCGCCGTCATACATAGAAGAGTTGGCAAGATCCATGCCTGTAAGCTCCGCGATCATTGTTTGGAATTCAAAAATCGCTTGTAATTCCCCTTGTGAAATTTCAGGTTGGTACGGAGTATAGGCTGTATAAAATTCTGAACGAGAAATGACATGGTCTACGATAATCGGTTTATAGTGATTGTAGACACCTGCACCTAAAAATGATACGTTCGCATTTGTATCTTTATTTTTTGCAGCGAGTGCCGATAACTCTTTTAAAAGTGCTGATTCTGATTTTGCTTCTTTAATATCATAAAGGCCTTTGAAACGTACTTTTTCAGGAATATCCTCGAATAACTCATCGACTGACGATACACCAACTACGTCTAACATGTCTTGTTTGTCTTGCTCCGTCATTGGTAAATAACGATGTTTCATAAATGTAGGTCCCTCTTTTCAAATTTTATTTTGAACGCTTGTAAAACGGTGTTTCAACTGTTACTACCTTTAAGTGCTTACCACGAATTTCGATTTCCAATTCTGTTCCGATAGTTGCGAATTGGCTGTCAATTAAGGCGTTACCAACATTACGTTTTGAAGAAGGAAGCTGTGTACCTGTTGTCACTTCACCGATTTCTTGACCATCCTTGAACACTTTGTAACCATGACGTGGAATCCCTTTATCAATCATTTCAATACCGACAATTTTACGCGCTAAACCATTCTCTTTTTGAGCCACTAACGCATCATGCCCAATGAAGTCATCTTTATTCAATTTCACAGCAAAGCCAATGCCCGCTTCAAGTGGTGAAATTGTAGCAGAAAGTTCCTGCCCATAAAGTGGCAGACCCGCTTCAAAGCGCAATGTATCACGGCAACCTAAGCCTGCTGGCACAACGCCTTTGTCTTTTCCTGCATCTAAAATAATAGCCCAAAGAGCTTTAATATCCGCTGGAGCACCGTATAACTCAAAACCATCTTCACCCGTGTAACCACTGCGAGAGACTAACGCTTTATGTCCTGCAATGTCAACATGCTCTTGGAAGCGGAAATATTTAATCGCACTTACATCCGTAGCCGTTAATGATTGAAGAAGCTCTTCTGCAAGTGGTCCTTGTAAAGCGATTTGTGCAAATGCTTCGGATTGATTGTCAATTGTGACATCATACTGATGTTGATTTTCCATCATCCAATCAAAGTCTTTTTCAATATTGGCTGCGTTGACACATAGTAAATAATGATTATCTGCAAGTTTGTAAGTTAATAAATCATCGACAACGCCACCATCTTCATAGCACATTGCATTGTATTGCGCTTGACCAGTAGCAATTTTAGCGATGTCATTGGACAAAAGATTTTGTAAAAACGCTAGTGCATCTGGACCTGTTACTAAAATTTCGCCCATATGAGACACATCAAATAAGCCTGCACGATTACGCACTGCATCATGTTCTTCTTTTATAGAAGTAAATTGTACTGGTAATTCCCATCCACCGAAGTCAATTGTTTTACCACCATACTTTGCGTATTCGTCAAATAGAGGTGTACGTTTTAATTCATTCGTCATTACTATTGCCTCCTTATTGTTCGTATCATTTTACTGGTAGTAGTTCGTCTGCTTTTTTGATATTTAAGCGCATACGCCGTAAGTACGCTAAGGCAGTTATCCTTTGTTAGCAAATGAAAAACTATGTGCCCGATTGTACTTTGACAGATGTTTAGACATAAAAAAAGACAGACGAACCCCTTTTCGGGATTCTCTGTCCTTGCACCTGAAAGTTACACCAATCTAACTCGCATTGCGAAAATGCCAATCAGTAGGCTTTCCCCTTTGGTGGCTGTTGTATTACAGCTCTCTCCAGAGTTGCGTCTTGTACGAGTCCTTTTACCTGAGAGATTCATAGCCCTTTGCTACTTGCTCCTTCGGTGGCGTCTACACGCGCTCTCCCCGTACAATCATCCGCCCAAGAATGCTCTTGGTACTATTTAGTATTCAATGTACAAAAAGTTATCTTATTAGTCTATATCCTAACATTGATTGCATTGAAAAGGCAAACATTTTTTAATTTAACTTAAAAGACGAATATTACAGTCATCTAAATCAATCATCGTTCGCTTTTTAATCTTTTTACTTGAAATACTAAATACTCTAGAATATGCCGAATCGTTCTACCTTCTGTCAGCACTTGAATATGTCCTGCATCGCGATAAAACTTTCTTCTGTAATGATACAGCTCCTCTAACTCTTCCTTGGTCGAGCTTTGTACTATTGGTCGATTTGGATCATGCTGTATTCGTTTATAAATATCATCGAATGTCGCATCTAAAAAGAATACAAGTCCACTGCGTCTCATAATTTTTCGGTTTTCCCCATTTATCGCTACACCGCCACCTGTAGAGATAATACATGCCTCGTCGCGGAAATTTTTCAAAAATTCCGTTTCTATTTCACGGAAACGAGCCTCTCCATACTTCTCAAAAATTTGTGGAATCGTCATTCCCTGCTGTCTGACAATTTCATGATCCATATCATAGTAGGGTAATTTTAATAAATAGCTTAACCGTCTACCTAACGCACTCTTCCCGCAGCCCATAAAGCCAACTAAATATATTTTTCGCATTCGAATCACCTTCTTACTACGATTCTACACTGTCTGACAAAATTTGTCCTAATAAATTTATCGTAGCTCGAACATTCATCTTTTCTAACCCATCATATGTTCGAAACTGAATCTCATAAGACATGCAATACGTAAGAACAAAAGTAGTTACAAAAAATAATAATGCAATTGTGATTAAAAAAACAGCCCCTCTGTCATTTTTCAATAATTGGTACAAAATAGGTCCGCTCCTTCTTTAAACCGCTTGGAAATTCGACAGCGATTGTCAGTTCATTGCCACTCATTTGAAACTGGCAATTGTTTATCCCCACAAGCATCGGGACATGACCACCATTCACTCTTTGTCGAATCATATTATGATAGCAGTCAAAATACTGCCATGTATTGGCTGTTTGAAGCATGATCGTTCTTTGATTTTGCCTTACCGATAAGGAAGTAGCATTGGCCAAATTCGTACTCATTTCGAAAACAAATAACTCCCATTTTGAATGTTCATCCGTCATGATAGAAGTTTTGATTGTAAGAGCCCACAGAATAATCAAGATGAAAACATGGCAAACGAGCACAAAGACGACCATTTGAATCAGTGCTTCCAATAAAGTATATCCTTTGTCGTTCATCGAATTTCACCTGCTAATTCAATACACTTTTCACGCAGTTCTCTTGTATTTTGAAATGTGACACATATTTTCTGTCCATCAAATAGCCAATGATACTCTACATCGTCAATCGTTTTTACTCCTGCGACTTGCTGGAAATAACGATATTGCTTTAATCCTTCATAAGCCGTTTCGGCAGCGGCAACTTCAAGCTTTTGATGATAGAGGGTTGTTTTCATTGTGTAGCTAATCGGAATTAACGTCGAGCATAACAGCATTACAATAACAACAGAAACAATTGTTTCAACAAAGGAGTAGCCCATTTCATTCATTCGACTCTCATTCTCCCTCGTCCTAGCGTTATGACTACTTTTTTAAGCCCCTGAGGTGTATGAAAATAAAGTGTCCCTGGCGTCATCATATTACCGATAAAGTTAAAGCGCACAGTATAAACGTTTGTCCCCTCTGTCAATAGTTCTACCCCTTTTGGAAAGGGGCGAGTATATACTGTTGTAAAAAAATCTTTTTTAATACTGTAACGTTGTAAGTGTGGTTCAAATTTGATAAATATATAATCCTTGTGGTGCATACTATACGTTTGCAAATAGTGAAGATCTAATTGCATTTGCATAAAAAAGCGTTCCACTTCTTTTGCTTCAGCTACTTTCACTGATAATTTTGTCACAATAGCCGTTAATGACATTACTATAAATAACACCATGACCATTTCAAGCAGCGTATAACCTTGTTCATTTTTAATGCGATTCATTGTCCATCAACCTCTGCTGTAGAGGATTTTTTTGCTAATTGCACTTCTCCTTTAGTGGTAATCACGATCTTTTCCTTATTTGGGCAAGTCGTTCCCTGCTCTTTTAAATATCCTTTTGCCACTAAATCGTCTAATGAAGGATACTCCATAAAATCTACCCGATAAGCCTCAACTTGTCCTTGTACCATCGATATATATGCAGCACATCCTTTTTCATCAATCGTCGCAAAATGTTTTGTAACATTCGGAATTGTAATAAGTATTAAAACGGAAATAATTAACAGAACAATTAACATTTCAATTAAAGTAAATCCAGCTTCTTGTTGTATATGTTTCATGATAGGTCCTCCTATATAAGTTCAATCATGTGATAAATCGGTAACAATAAACTGACATAGGCCGCAACAATACATAAAGCAATAAAAACAAAAAACGTTGGTTGTACAAATGCAAGCAATCTTTGCAACAGGAGTTCTTGCTTTTCTAACAATAATTCACTATACAATACTAATTCCTTCCCTAAGTAACCGCTTCGCTCCCCATGCTCTACAAACGTAGCAAAATCGTTTTGCCACACTGGAAGTAAAGTAACTGCCTGTGTTAACGTATCTCCAAAAGTAACCCTTTCCTTTATGCGACTAGCTAAAAAGCGTACATTCGGTTGGTACCGTTGTCGCTCTAAAATCTGCAAGCTTGCTTGTAAGGAAAAACCACTATGCAGCAAGCTACCCAAATAAGCAGCAAATTGTTTTGTAATGGTTAAGCGAAAATAGCTATTCATAATAGGTATTTTTAACATTATTTGGAGCTGTCTGGCAACAGGTAACCTTTTTAGCATACGCTGAAAAATGATGCTACCTAAAGTCAAAACAAAAAGGACTACGATAAATACGTCTGGAACATGTAATAATAATTTAGATACGGCAATAGACGACTGTTCCTCTGTTCCATAATCATTGCGACTTGTCACCATTGCTTCAATATTAGGAAAGAAAAACGTACGAAATAACAGGAACAACAACAATAAAAATACAATCAATACTACTGGATACAAAAGTAACTTCATTAGTTTTTTCTTAGTCTCTTGGCTCAACGTCATTTGCTTGGCCACACCATCTAATGCTTTAACTATATGTCCATTATGTTCAGCAATTGAAATGGCTACCAAATAATGCTTGGCTAATTGTAAAGTTTCAAATACACCTATAACACCTTTTCCTTGTTTAAGTGCTTCATCTACAAATTGTTGAACCTCCTCATAGTTTTTCACATGGTGTGGCAGCAGCATCGACACCGCTTGTGCAAACAAATAGCCTTCCTGTATTAAGACACTTAAACGCCTAATAAATTGTGCTTGTTCTTTTAATCGCCACTTTGTTGTTCTTTTATAATCCAGTTGTAGTTTGTCAATAAACGCTCTGAGCTGCAGCATATTGTTGCCTCATAATTTCTTCTTTTTGACCAGCCAACGTAAGACGATAAGGCATTGCATAATGCGATTTTTGTATCAAAGCTTGAATGGCATGATCAAGGTCGCGATCACATAATATTTCAAATAATGCTCGTCTTTCCTCTTGCTGTTGCGGAATGTGTAGTAACATTTGTGCCACAATAGCAATTACTGTTTGACGAAGCTCTTCTGGTGACACCCCTAAATCTAAAAGACGATAGAGACAACTTACTGAATCCTTAGCGTGAATAGTTGACAGCACTAAATGACCTGTAAGAGCTGCCTCGATAGCAATTTTAGCTGTTTCTTGATCACGTATTTCACCGATCATAATCACGTCTGGCGAATGCCGCAAAATCGCTTTTAAGCCCGCCGCATAAGTAATGCCAGCTCGTTCATTTACTTGAATTTGAAGAAGACTGACTTGTTGATTTTCTACAGGATCTTCTAATGAAATAACATGGCGTTGAAGCTCGCTAGAACAATGGTGTATTAAAGAGTACAAAGATGTTGTTTTACCAGTGCCCGTTGCGCCGCAAAACAATAAAATGCCTTGTTGATTGTCCACTAGCTTTGTTAACTTATCAGCTGCACATTTGGAATAGCTTAAGGATGTAAGTGGAAATGCGTGGTTTTGAAGTAGAAGCCGTATAATCAGGCTTTCTTTTAAATAAGCAGAAGGAAGTGTGGAAACGCGTAAAGCAAAACGATTTTGCTCCACTATTTTCTGAAAAGAGCCGCTTTGTGGTTTACGCCGCTCACTAATATCTAATGCTGCTAAAAATTTATAATAGGACACGATACGCTCGGCGAGTTCTGTGGGGAGCTCTCCTGCAGTCAGTAACTTATCATATTTTCGAAAATAGATTATATACCGATTTTCTTGCGGTATAAGTAATAAATCCGAAGCACCAAAATGATAGGCTTTCACTAAAAGATGCTCACTCTTTTGTTCTACAACAGATTCAAAAGTTTGCATAATTACCCCTTCTTTCTAGTTCATTCGAATATGACCGCTCTATTCGTTATTTCCTAGTATAAAGAGGAACACGTTACGAGAAAAGCCCTTTTTCTAAAATAAAAATTTGATGGATATTTCACTAGTAAATGTAGATTTTTCTAAAAAGATTGTGGATAACATACAAATTTTCACAAATTATGAACAAAACATATGAAAAAGATAATATTTAAGCCTAAAGAATCTGTATCTTTTCCAATAATGCAATATAATAGAATCAGCATGATTTTTTTCCTAACTTTTCATTAACAGCATTTTTTCAAATAATACAATGAGGTGATGTAAATGATCCATCCATTAAAAATTACTAGTACTTTAGCCGACGAAACGAGGTACTCCATTTATGAGTATATTTTAAAAGAGAAAAAAACGGTAACAGTACAAAATATTGCTGATAAATTCAGCATCCATCCAAATGTTGCACGCCTTCACTTAACCAAGCTCTCAGAAATTAATATTATTACTGCAGATTTCGCAAAAACCGGTAAAGGTGGACGACCTGGTCGTGTTTATAAGGCATCTGAAAAAGGTGTTTCACTAACATTCCCTAGACGTGATGAAGAGCGCTTATTAAAATGGACGATCCAATTAGTACAAGAGTTAGGACCATCTGCTTTAACTAAATGTCAGGAAATTAGTTATCAAGATGGCTATCAACAAATGAAAAATTATGTAAATGCTGAATTAAAACTAAATAACATGCTAACCTTCGAACAAAAGCTTCAGCTATTAACAGACAATGCTGCATTAATTGGCTATACTCCACAAATACAGCAAACGGAAAAAGGGAAAAAAGTGATTTTCTCCATTTTTAATTGCCCATTCCAAGAGCAGCTTGATACCCACTCGGACATCGTTTGTACTTTACACGAATCTTACTTAAAAGGACAATTAAATGCATTATTCTCTAATAATGAATTTATCCAAATCGAAAGCATGGTACATAACTGCGATTTATGCAAATATGAAATAAACGTGACAGAAATCGATAGCTAATTTGTAAAATCCATTTGTTTGTCACAAAGAAGCAGAAGTTCCAGTTTACAGACACCTTTCATATCATTTATAATGAGTAAGAGATTATTGTGTCGTGGGCAAAAGGAGGGGAAATCTTCATGGATAATATGTATAAAGTTATGGCATTCTGGACAGGTATTTTTGCAGTTATGTTCTACCTTGGTGGTATGAACGAGGTATCGCTATTATTCGTAGGTAATACAGGTTTATTCTTATTATTAGGCTTCTTGAACCTTTCAGAACGTATGTACATGTACATTTTCGGAGCATATTTAACTGTATTCTTCGCTGGCTTCACGTACTATACAACATTCATTCACGTACCTGGTGGCGGTCATTAATACAAAAAATCGCGTGTCTCAACAATCTTGAGACACGCTTTTTTTATTCCCTATCGCTTTAACTAACCCTTGCCGTTTAAACCTCCGTTAAAAGCCATTTAGGAAAGGATTCGTTTCCATTTCTGTACTAATTGTTGTGTAATTGCCATGACCTGGGTAAACAATGGTATCTTCAGGTAACGATAGTAGTTTGTCATGAATGGATGCAAGTAATAGTTTTGTTGATCCTCCAAGTAAATCTGTACGTCCTATACTTTGTTCGAATAATGTATCTCCAACGATGGCAAAACCATCTTGTTCAAAAATATATGAAATACTACCAGGTGAATGGCCAGGAGTAAATACGGCATTAAATACAAAATTACTTATTTCAAAAAGTTGCTCTTTCTTAATAATATGTTCTTTAGCAGGAGCAGCCACCTTATAATCTGGTAAAGAAGCATATTTACCAGAACCATTTTTCATCGGGTCATCTAGCCAGCTAACCTCTTTTTCATGAATCCACACTGGGATTTGAAATGCTTCTTTGACTTCATCCACTGCACCAATATGATCAAAATGGGCGTGTGTTAAAAAAATGGCTAATGGCTTCAATCCATTGCTGCGAATTGCCTTTATAATTTTTGTCGCTTCTTCACCTGGGTCAAATATTAAACATTCTTTCTCTTTATTCGATACGATATAACAATTCGTTTGGATTGGTCCAAGGGAATAGCTTCGTACGTTCATCATCTTTATCACCTCAACTTCATATTATACATTCTTTGCCACAATTTGACGATAAAAGTTCATACTTTACTCTATATTAGTCCTCGACAAAAACAGGTAGAACGTTTACAATTAAGGAGGAATATTGTTTACGACATTCATTTTCTGATGTCGAAAGGAGTGTCTTTTTTAATGAACTTATTAATGGTTATTTTTGGTCTAGTAGCGATTTTAGCTGTCGTTGGTACATTCCAAGCAATTAAAGAAAAAAACTTACTAAGCATTGTTTTCAACTTAGCAAGTGCTGGGGTATTTGGTTGGTTCGTCATCATGACAATCGTTCATAGTGGATATCCTCCAGCGTTACACTAAAATCCAGACAGAAAAGAGCAGTCTCTATTATGAGGCTGCTCTTTTTCTTTTCTGTAGGATGCTTTCATCACCGAATCATGCTAACCCTTATAAAAAATAGGAGGTTTTTTCTCATAAATTACGTTATCATATAAGTAAGGATTTTTTAAATATGGAATAATTTATTTAATTCACCTATATCTATATGCACTAGAAGGAGATTTATGATGAAACGTAAAAAGATTTTATTGGTCATTTCTTTGGTAGTAGTACTATCACTCATTGGCATTGCTGTGAAAAATGAAATATACAAAGAGACCCAACCTAATTTGATTGTAGATAAACAAACAGGGGCAAAGATGCTTAACTTTAAAAGCCCATTAACACACTTAGATGAATCCTCAACGACATTAGAAGCATATAAAGGGAAAATTCTTATTATAAATTTTTGGGCTTCTTGGTGCGGTCCTTGTCAGGAGGAAGCACCGGATTTAAATACTTTTTATGAGCAAAAACCAAATAATGTTGAGTTGCTAGCAATCAATGCGACTTCAAATGATAGTCGTGAAAATGCAATCAAGTTTCAACAATTATACAATATAAGTTTTCCTATTTTCTTAGATTATGATCGAGCACTTGGGAAGGCTTTCGAAGTCATGGCTTACCCTACTACCTTTATTATTGATGCTGAGGGTACTTTGAGATATACAGTCGAGGGGCAAGTTACACAAAAGGACTTACAGCAGTTCCTTTCGAATCTGTAAAGGACAACTAGCAGTGATTGCATTGCTAAATTTTCAAAATTACTTGAATTGTTTGCGTGACTGGCACCAAAAAAAGGCATACTAGAAATTCTAGTATGCCTTTTTCGATTTATTTCACTGCATTTTGTTTTAAATTGCCTGTTTTTTCATCATAGAATCGGAGTAAGTCGCCGTTTATGATGGCATCCGAGTTTTCTAATTCCGTTGTTGCTCGGTCTGCATAAGGTTGACAAGGCGCTACATCAATTTGTTCCCCTGTTGCTTTGTCATAGCAAGCCTCACCAGCATAAACGTATTTATCTGTAATGAAGCGGCCGTCACGGAAGATAACGAAATCCTCGTGCTCTGGTGAGAATAAATCTGCACCAAGTTGCATATCTTTTGTCGTTTCAACGCCAAGTAAATGTAAAATAGTTGGTCGTAAATCTATTTGTCCAGCTACCTCTGTCATCTCTTTCCCTTGACCATCGCCAGGGATATGGATGAATAAAGGTACTTCTTGCAATAATGCATTATCATACGGTGTAATGCCGTCTTTTTCTAAATATTGTGCCATTGCTTTATTATGGTTTTCAGAAATACCATAATGGTCTCCATACATAACGATAATAGAATTATCATAAACACCTTGGTCTTTTAGATCTTGGAAGAAGTCTTTTAGCGCCTCATCCATGTAACGTACTGTTTGGAAGTAGCGATTTAATGTTCCTGAGTTTGACGTGTATTCAGGAATCATCACGTCTTCTGGATCTAAAGTGAATGGATAGTGGTTTGTTAACGTAATTAAACGAGAGTAGAATGGCTGTGGCATGTCTTTCATCAATGCAGCGGACTGCTCCATAAACGGAATATCTTTCATACCCCAGTTGACAGCTTGGCCTTCTTCTACTTTATATGAGTCTACATCATAGAACTTATCAATTTTTAAAGATTGGTACATCATATCACGATTCCAGAACGATTTATTGTTCGGGTGCATAACATTTGTAAAGTAACCATTTTCCCCAAGACGCTCTGCCATTGAGTTATACGTATTACCACCATGTGTGAAGAAGACAGCGCCACGGCCAAGACCGAATAATGAGTTTTCTAAAATAAACTCAGAGTCTGATGTTTTCCCTAACCCTGTTTGGTGATAGAAATTGCTGAAATAATACGTATCTGGATCTTTTGTTAAAGAGTTAAAGAATGGCGTAATTTCGTGTCCATTCATATCATTATTAATCACAAAGTTTTGTAATGACTCGAGCGACACGACGATTAAGTTGCGATCTTTGTATTTTCCAAACATTTCCTCATTGATTGATGCTTGGTTAGAACGAATGTAGTTATTCACTTCTACTAATTCACTGCCATCCGCTAATGCGCGTTGTGCAGATGATTTTGACTGAATATAAATATCATATAGATGATAGTTGTACGTACCTATATTTTTAACAAGTAGTTCGCGGTCGAAGCTACGTGTTAATAATTGTGGACGCTCTGTTTCTGCTAAACCTAAGTTTAAAAATGTCATGGCAATTGCTAATACGAAAAATGCACGACGGAATTCAACATTTACTTTTACCGCTGCTTTCATTTTTGGTAAATACTTATTAGCGATAATAATAAT
This DNA window, taken from Lysinibacillus sp. FSL M8-0337, encodes the following:
- the comGC gene encoding competence type IV pilus major pilin ComGC → MKHIQQEAGFTLIEMLIVLLIISVLILITIPNVTKHFATIDEKGCAAYISMVQGQVEAYRVDFMEYPSLDDLVAKGYLKEQGTTCPNKEKIVITTKGEVQLAKKSSTAEVDGQ
- the comGB gene encoding competence type IV pilus assembly protein ComGB; amino-acid sequence: MLQLRAFIDKLQLDYKRTTKWRLKEQAQFIRRLSVLIQEGYLFAQAVSMLLPHHVKNYEEVQQFVDEALKQGKGVIGVFETLQLAKHYLVAISIAEHNGHIVKALDGVAKQMTLSQETKKKLMKLLLYPVVLIVFLLLLFLLFRTFFFPNIEAMVTSRNDYGTEEQSSIAVSKLLLHVPDVFIVVLFVLTLGSIIFQRMLKRLPVARQLQIMLKIPIMNSYFRLTITKQFAAYLGSLLHSGFSLQASLQILERQRYQPNVRFLASRIKERVTFGDTLTQAVTLLPVWQNDFATFVEHGERSGYLGKELVLYSELLLEKQELLLQRLLAFVQPTFFVFIALCIVAAYVSLLLPIYHMIELI
- the comGA gene encoding competence type IV pilus ATPase ComGA, producing MQTFESVVEQKSEHLLVKAYHFGASDLLLIPQENRYIIYFRKYDKLLTAGELPTELAERIVSYYKFLAALDISERRKPQSGSFQKIVEQNRFALRVSTLPSAYLKESLIIRLLLQNHAFPLTSLSYSKCAADKLTKLVDNQQGILLFCGATGTGKTTSLYSLIHHCSSELQRHVISLEDPVENQQVSLLQIQVNERAGITYAAGLKAILRHSPDVIMIGEIRDQETAKIAIEAALTGHLVLSTIHAKDSVSCLYRLLDLGVSPEELRQTVIAIVAQMLLHIPQQQEERRALFEILCDRDLDHAIQALIQKSHYAMPYRLTLAGQKEEIMRQQYAAAQSVY
- a CDS encoding helix-turn-helix domain-containing protein: MIHPLKITSTLADETRYSIYEYILKEKKTVTVQNIADKFSIHPNVARLHLTKLSEINIITADFAKTGKGGRPGRVYKASEKGVSLTFPRRDEERLLKWTIQLVQELGPSALTKCQEISYQDGYQQMKNYVNAELKLNNMLTFEQKLQLLTDNAALIGYTPQIQQTEKGKKVIFSIFNCPFQEQLDTHSDIVCTLHESYLKGQLNALFSNNEFIQIESMVHNCDLCKYEINVTEIDS
- a CDS encoding DUF2626 family protein — translated: MDNMYKVMAFWTGIFAVMFYLGGMNEVSLLFVGNTGLFLLLGFLNLSERMYMYIFGAYLTVFFAGFTYYTTFIHVPGGGH
- a CDS encoding MBL fold metallo-hydrolase translates to MMNVRSYSLGPIQTNCYIVSNKEKECLIFDPGEEATKIIKAIRSNGLKPLAIFLTHAHFDHIGAVDEVKEAFQIPVWIHEKEVSWLDDPMKNGSGKYASLPDYKVAAPAKEHIIKKEQLFEISNFVFNAVFTPGHSPGSISYIFEQDGFAIVGDTLFEQSIGRTDLLGGSTKLLLASIHDKLLSLPEDTIVYPGHGNYTTISTEMETNPFLNGF
- a CDS encoding DUF2759 domain-containing protein is translated as MNLLMVIFGLVAILAVVGTFQAIKEKNLLSIVFNLASAGVFGWFVIMTIVHSGYPPALH
- a CDS encoding TlpA disulfide reductase family protein, which codes for MMKRKKILLVISLVVVLSLIGIAVKNEIYKETQPNLIVDKQTGAKMLNFKSPLTHLDESSTTLEAYKGKILIINFWASWCGPCQEEAPDLNTFYEQKPNNVELLAINATSNDSRENAIKFQQLYNISFPIFLDYDRALGKAFEVMAYPTTFIIDAEGTLRYTVEGQVTQKDLQQFLSNL